The following DNA comes from Micromonospora chokoriensis.
GCCTTCGGGAGCTGGCCGAGGCGGAACACCGCTCGATGCACAAGACGGTCGAGGTGGCGATCCAGGAATACCTCGAGCGTCAGGAGCGCAACGAGTGGACCCGCCAGGCCGCCCGGCGGGTCCTGGAGGAAGACGCCGAATTCTTCGAGATGTTGGGGGACCGGTGATTCAACCGTGGCCCGAGCCGGAAGACCTGTTGATCCTCTTGTCCGAGCACACGGGCCAGCACAGTCGGGTCAGGGACGGCGGCATCCTCACCGCTGCGGCGGTCCGCCCACATGCACGGATCCTGGGGCAGGCCGTCTACCCAACCGTGCTGGACAGGGCGGCGGCCTTGATGCACGGATTGATGATCTGGCGCCCACTCGACATGTGGAACGCGGGCCTCGCCTGGGCAGCGATGCGGATCTTCCTGATCCGTTGCGGGGTGACGCTACGCATGCCGGTCAAGGAGCGGATGGCGCTCACCGACGCGTTGGCCAGCGGTGAGATCGATTCGGTCGACGAGTTGGCGCTGCGGCTGTCTCCGTACCTGGAGATGAAGGCTTGAGACGCGGCGAGGGCCGGATCCGTTCGGATCCGGCCCTCGCCGATGCTGTTGGTGTTCAGCAGGTCAGCGCGGGACCTCACCGGCGATGAACTCCTCGACGGCCTGGTGGGCGTCGTGGTCGGCGTACTGCACCGGCGGGGACTTCATGAAGTACGACGAGGCCGACAGGATCGGGCCGCCGATCTTCCGGTCCAGCGCGATCTTCGCGGCGCGGACCGCGTCGATGATGACGCCGGCCGAGTTCGGGGAGTCCCACACCTCGAGCTTGAGCTCGGCGTTCAGCGGGGTGTCACCGAACGAGCGACCCTCCAGGCGGATGTACGCCCACTTGCGGTCGTCCAGCCACGGCACGTGGTCCGACGGGCCGATGTGCACGTCGCTCTTGCTCATCTCGTGCGGGATCTGCGAGGTGACCGACTGGGTCTTCGAGATCTTCTTCGAGACCAGCCGCTTGCGCTCCAGCATGTTCATGAAGTCCATGTTGCCGCCGAAGTTGAGCTGGTAGGTGCGCAGCAGCTCGACGCCCCGGTCCTCGAAGAGCTTTGCGAGGGCACGGTGCACGATGGTCGCGCCGACCTGGCTCTTGATGTCGTCACCGACGATCGGCAGGCCCGCGTCCTCGAACTTCTTGGCCCACTCGGGGTCGGAGGCGATGAAGACCGGCAGGGCGTTGACGAACGCGCAGCCGGCGTCGATCGCGGCCTGGGCGTAGAACTTGGCGGCCTGCTCGGAGCCGACCGGGAGGTAGCAGACGACGACGTCGACCTGCGCGTCGCGCAGCGCCTGCGCCACGTCGACCGGGGTGGCGTCGGACTCCTCGACGATCTCGCGGTAGTACTGGCCCAGACCGTCGAAGGTCGGGCCGCGCTGCACGGTGACGCCGGTCGGCGGTACGTCACAGAGCTTGATGGTGTTGTTCTCGCTGGCGACGATCGCCTCCGCGAGGTCCATGCCCACCTTCTTGGCGTCCACGTCGAACGCCGCGACGAACTCCACGGCGTTGACGTGGTAGTCGCCGAAGGCGACGTGCATGAGACCCGGGACGCGGTCGTTCGGGTTGGCGTTCCGGTAGTACTCGACGCCCTGAACCAGGGACGAGGCGCAGTTACCCACACCGACGATGGCGACGCGGACGGAGCCCATAGCGTCTGCCTCCTTCTTTTCTGTCACGGCCGCTCATTCCTGGTCTCTCCAGGCGGAGGCGGGCTGTTGTCTTCTCGTCGGCCGCCGGCTGTCCCGATGTTCGGGACCGTCGGGGCTCGGCCGGAGCGCTCGTTGGCGATGAGCTCCTCCAGCCAACGGACCTCGCGCTCACAGGCATCAAGACCGTGGCGCTGCAGTTCCAAGGTGTAAGCGTCGAGGCGCTCGGCCGCCCGGCCCAGCACGTCGCGAAGCCCTTCGCGACGCTCCTCGATCTTGCGGCGGCGACCCTCCAGAATGCGCAGGCGGGTCGCCTGGTCGGTCCGGGCGAAGAACGCGAAGTGCACCCCGAAGCCCGTGTCGTCGTACGTCTCGGGCCCCGCCTGTGCGATCAGCTGGGCGAAGCGTTCCTTGCCCTCCGCGGTGATTTTGTAGACCACCCGACCTCGTCGGCTGGTCAGCGCGGGAACCTCCTCGG
Coding sequences within:
- a CDS encoding ribbon-helix-helix protein, CopG family; the encoded protein is MAFTLTLKPEVEQRLRELAEAEHRSMHKTVEVAIQEYLERQERNEWTRQAARRVLEEDAEFFEMLGDR
- a CDS encoding inositol-3-phosphate synthase encodes the protein MGSVRVAIVGVGNCASSLVQGVEYYRNANPNDRVPGLMHVAFGDYHVNAVEFVAAFDVDAKKVGMDLAEAIVASENNTIKLCDVPPTGVTVQRGPTFDGLGQYYREIVEESDATPVDVAQALRDAQVDVVVCYLPVGSEQAAKFYAQAAIDAGCAFVNALPVFIASDPEWAKKFEDAGLPIVGDDIKSQVGATIVHRALAKLFEDRGVELLRTYQLNFGGNMDFMNMLERKRLVSKKISKTQSVTSQIPHEMSKSDVHIGPSDHVPWLDDRKWAYIRLEGRSFGDTPLNAELKLEVWDSPNSAGVIIDAVRAAKIALDRKIGGPILSASSYFMKSPPVQYADHDAHQAVEEFIAGEVPR
- a CDS encoding PadR family transcriptional regulator; protein product: MLEFAILGLLQESPMHGYELRKELTAKLGAIRAAISYGSLYPTLRRLQAAGWITEAAETPATAEEVPALTSRRGRVVYKITAEGKERFAQLIAQAGPETYDDTGFGVHFAFFARTDQATRLRILEGRRRKIEERREGLRDVLGRAAERLDAYTLELQRHGLDACEREVRWLEELIANERSGRAPTVPNIGTAGGRREDNSPPPPGETRNERP